From the Panthera leo isolate Ple1 chromosome C1, P.leo_Ple1_pat1.1, whole genome shotgun sequence genome, one window contains:
- the LOC122226135 gene encoding noncompact myelin-associated protein, which translates to MTTATPLGGTTFFSLNVTTREQDFLYKSSGAIVAAIVVVVIIIFTVILILLKMYNRKMRTRRELEPKGPRPSSPSALGPNSNSSQHPATVTFSPVDVHMETR; encoded by the exons ATGACCACGGCCACCCCGTTGGGGGGGACTACCTTCTTCTCACTGAACGTGACCACCAGAGAACAGGACTTTCTGTACAAGA GTTCCGGAGCCATCGTTGCTGCCATTGTCGTGGTTGTCATTATCATCTTCACCGTGATTCTGATCCTGCTGAAGATGTACAACAG GAAAATGAGGACAAGGCGGGAACTGGAACCCAAGGGGCCCAGGCcatcctccccctctgccttGGGCCCAAACAGCAACAGCAGCCAACACCCTGCAACTGTGACCTTCAGCCCTGTTGACGTCCACATGGAGACTCGGTGA